From Diospyros lotus cultivar Yz01 chromosome 4, ASM1463336v1, whole genome shotgun sequence, a single genomic window includes:
- the LOC127799048 gene encoding UDP-glycosyltransferase 91A1-like, giving the protein MASTDDKLHVVMFPWLAFGHFLPFLELSKLIARKGHRISFLSTPRNIDRLPKPPAELSHLITFVKLPLPPVENLPEDAEATADLPYGKIKYLKKAYDELQRPVAAFLQDAAPDWVIFDFAPFWLGPIAAKLGISSAFFSIYLASTLCFSNPVPGTAEDGRTTPEDFTVPPKSVPFKSTVAFRLFEVKRIFDDVTGEDDHVPARYRIGAGIEGCDLVVLRSCYEFESEWITFLGQIHSKPVIPVGLLPPPVPMGDDGKDKGWQTIKQWLHTQPPGSVVYVAFGTEAKLSQPELAELALGLELSELPFFWVLNSQGGGVSEFPEGFEERTKRRGVVWKSWAPQLKILIHDSVGGFLCHSGWSSVVEAVQLGKPLVLLTGLSDSGLVARVLEEKKMAYSVPRDERDGWFTRDSVADSLRLVMVAEGGQIFKDKVREMKGLFGDRVLQDQYVDNLLAHFKAHTRRASRSGRPN; this is encoded by the exons ATGGCGTCCACGGACGATAAGCTCCACGTCGTCATGTTCCCATGGCTGGCCTTCGGccacttccttcctttcttagAGCTCTCCAAGCTCATCGCCCGCAAGGGTCACCGGATCTCCTTCCTCTCCACTCCCAGAAACATAGACCGCCTCCCCAAGCCGCCGGCGGAGCTTTCCCATCTCATCACTTTCGTCAAGCTCCCTCTGCCGCCAGTGGAGAATCTCCCGGAAGATGCAGAGGCCACCGCCGACTTGCCCTACGGGAAGATCAAGTACCTGAAGAAGGCCTACGATGAACTCCAGCGACCCGTCGCAGCGTTTCTGCAAGACGCCGCGCCCGACTGGGTCATCTTCGATTTTGCGCCGTTTTGGCTGGGGCCTATCGCCGCGAAACTCGGGATCTCGAGTGCGTTCTTCAGTATATACCTGGCTTCCACGCTTTGCTTCTCGAATCCGGTCCCGGGAACGGCCGAAGACGGTCGTACGACGCCGGAGGACTTCACCGTTCCTCCCAAATCGGTCCCCTTCAAATCCACCGTCGCATTTCGTTTGTTCGAGGTAAAGCGCATCTTCGACGACGTCACCGGAGAGGATGACCATGTTCCAG CTCGTTATCGCATCGGAGCCGGCATCGAAGGCTGCGACCTGGTGGTGTTGAGAAGCTGTTACGAGTTCGAATCTGAATGGATAACCTTCCTCGGACAGATTCACTCGAAACCGGTGATTCCCGTCGGCCTGCTTCCTCCACCGGTACCCATGGGCGACGACGGGAAAGACAAAGGATGGCAAACGATCAAACAGTGGCTCCACACGCAGCCTCCAGGCTCAGTGGTCTACGTCGCGTTCGGGACCGAGGCAAAGCTGAGTCAACCCGAACTCGCCGAGTTAGCTCTGGGCCTGGAGCTATCGGAGTTGCCATTCTTCTGGGTTCTGAATTCGCAGGGAGGCGGCGTCTCCGAGTTTCCGGAGGGGTTCGAGGAGAGAACCAAGCGGCGTGGGGTGGTGTGGAAGAGTTGGGCGCCGCAGCTGAAGATACTGATTCACGACTCGGTGGGTGGGTTCCTGTGCCACTCGGGGTGGAGCTCGGTGGTGGAAGCGGTTCAGTTGGGAAAGCCGCTGGTTCTGTTGACGGGGTTGTCGGACTCGGGGCTGGTGGCTAGGGTtttggaggagaagaagatggcgTACTCGGTGCCGAGAGACGAGCGAGACGGCTGGTTCACCAGAGACTCGGTGGCTGACTCACTCAGGCTGGTGATGGTTGCAGAAGGAGGACAGATTTTCAAGGATAAGGTCCGGGAAATGAAGGGTCTGTTTGGGGACAGGGTTTTACAAGACCAATATGTGGATAACTTGTTGGCCCACTTTAAGGCCCATACAAGGCGAGCTTCTCGTTCTGGACGacctaattaa